One window of Desulfobacca acetoxidans DSM 11109 genomic DNA carries:
- a CDS encoding penicillin-binding protein 1A — MPTYKKSRQTARTKKPPPPERRWSLGRLLSRLFLILFLVGLVAAGGISYYIYYHFSRDLPDYTSLKDFRPNLITRIYARDGQLMGEYFMEKRIIVPYTRLPQHLILAFLAAEDARFFEHTGVDFLGIVRAFIENVKAGEIVQGGSTITQQVVKSILLSSEKSFSRKLREAILAYRIDNYLTKEEVLYLYLNHIYLGNGAYGVEAAALEYFGKHVEDLNLAEAAMLAGLPKAPTRYAPTNNPLRAKERQTYVLNRMVEEGFVEPAEAQAALNQALTFKTSRQPGFDYVGYYTEYVRQLLEERYGRDPLYKAGFRVYTAADIELHRAAQEAVNQGLKDLYRRHGFRGPLKRLSAKEIDSFCLQQVKYQQKHPPLKGQLQTAVVVQPEKGRNCLVVRFGNEYGFLVQNPAPAPGMKVSEASNIVSRLRLGDVIQVRLQQKASGRQKWLVSVDPDPTAQGALVYVENHTGKVRVIMGGKDYRDSVFNRATQAKRQPGSAFKPIIYATAVEKGYGPGSTLLDEPISLPGGRRGELWTPKNYDNRYSGPISLATALARSRNIPTVRLLMSVGLPPVINLAKAMGLTTQIYPNYSSALGASEVSLFELTRAYSVFPNQGQLAAPILIERLEDRDGRILEEAEPHSRPAISQRTAQIMTELLVGVVTRGTGQKVLALRRPIGGKTGTTNNTRDAWFIGFTPSVTAGVWVGMDDERSLGAKETGSQAAAPIFIRFMQEALKNQPLEEFPSLPATLFASGRDRGVDDEASDDEAEEEEYDNPDEEAQAAVRPRPAINPNFFKKDLGE; from the coding sequence ATGCCCACGTATAAGAAATCACGCCAGACCGCCAGGACCAAAAAGCCGCCCCCGCCGGAGCGGCGTTGGTCACTGGGGCGACTGCTCTCAAGATTATTTTTGATTCTTTTCCTCGTCGGCCTGGTGGCGGCTGGGGGTATATCTTATTATATTTATTACCATTTCAGTCGCGACCTCCCTGATTACACCTCTTTGAAAGATTTCCGCCCCAATCTGATTACCCGGATCTATGCCCGGGACGGCCAGCTTATGGGCGAGTATTTCATGGAAAAACGCATCATTGTCCCCTATACCCGGTTGCCGCAGCATCTCATCCTGGCTTTTCTGGCCGCCGAGGACGCCCGTTTTTTCGAGCATACCGGGGTTGATTTTCTAGGCATCGTGCGGGCCTTTATCGAAAACGTCAAGGCCGGCGAAATTGTCCAGGGAGGCAGCACCATCACCCAACAGGTGGTCAAGAGCATCCTGTTAAGTTCCGAGAAGAGCTTCTCCCGCAAGCTGCGCGAGGCCATCCTGGCCTACCGGATCGATAATTATCTCACCAAGGAAGAGGTCCTGTACCTCTATCTGAACCATATTTATTTAGGCAACGGCGCCTATGGCGTGGAGGCGGCGGCGCTGGAATACTTCGGCAAGCACGTCGAGGACCTTAATCTGGCCGAAGCCGCCATGCTGGCCGGACTCCCCAAGGCCCCGACCCGCTACGCCCCGACCAATAATCCCCTGCGCGCCAAGGAACGTCAGACCTATGTTCTTAATCGCATGGTGGAGGAAGGTTTTGTTGAACCGGCCGAGGCCCAGGCGGCCCTCAACCAGGCCTTGACTTTCAAGACCTCCCGCCAGCCAGGTTTTGATTACGTGGGCTATTACACTGAATATGTGCGCCAACTCCTGGAGGAACGATACGGCCGGGACCCACTCTATAAAGCCGGGTTCCGGGTTTACACCGCGGCGGATATCGAACTGCATCGCGCTGCTCAGGAGGCGGTTAACCAAGGTCTTAAAGACCTCTACCGCCGTCATGGGTTCCGCGGCCCCTTAAAACGCTTATCGGCCAAAGAGATTGATTCTTTCTGTCTGCAGCAGGTTAAATATCAACAGAAACACCCCCCCCTGAAGGGACAGTTGCAGACCGCCGTCGTGGTTCAGCCTGAGAAAGGGCGAAACTGCCTGGTCGTCCGCTTCGGTAACGAATACGGCTTTCTGGTCCAGAACCCGGCCCCGGCACCTGGGATGAAGGTTTCCGAGGCGAGTAATATTGTCTCCCGGCTGCGTCTAGGCGACGTCATTCAGGTGCGCCTGCAGCAGAAAGCCAGCGGCCGCCAGAAGTGGTTGGTCAGCGTGGACCCCGACCCCACGGCACAGGGGGCCCTGGTGTACGTCGAAAATCACACCGGCAAGGTGCGGGTCATCATGGGCGGGAAAGACTATCGGGACAGCGTCTTCAACCGCGCCACCCAGGCCAAGCGGCAGCCGGGTTCGGCCTTCAAACCCATCATTTATGCTACTGCGGTGGAAAAAGGCTATGGGCCCGGTTCCACGCTCCTGGACGAACCCATCTCCCTGCCGGGAGGCCGACGGGGCGAACTGTGGACCCCCAAAAACTATGATAATCGTTATAGCGGCCCCATCAGTCTGGCCACCGCTCTGGCCCGCTCCCGCAATATTCCCACCGTCCGCCTGCTGATGAGCGTCGGTCTGCCGCCGGTCATCAACCTGGCCAAGGCCATGGGGCTCACCACCCAGATTTATCCCAATTACTCTTCGGCCCTGGGGGCCTCCGAGGTTAGCCTGTTTGAACTTACCCGGGCCTATTCCGTCTTCCCCAACCAGGGACAGTTGGCCGCCCCTATCCTGATCGAACGCCTGGAGGACCGGGACGGCCGGATCCTCGAAGAAGCGGAGCCACATTCACGCCCGGCCATAAGCCAACGCACCGCCCAGATCATGACGGAACTGTTGGTCGGCGTCGTGACGCGGGGTACAGGTCAGAAAGTTCTAGCCCTGAGACGGCCGATCGGCGGCAAGACCGGCACCACCAACAATACTCGGGACGCCTGGTTCATCGGCTTTACTCCCTCCGTCACCGCCGGCGTCTGGGTGGGGATGGATGATGAGCGCTCCCTGGGTGCCAAGGAGACCGGCTCCCAGGCCGCCGCTCCTATATTCATCAGGTTTATGCAGGAGGCCCTGAAAAACCAGCCGCTGGAAGAGTTTCCCAGTCTGCCGGCCACCCTTTTCGCCTCCGGTCGGGACCGGGGGGTGGATGACGAAGCCTCGGACGACGAGGCGGAGGAGGAAGAGTACGATAACCCGGATGAGGAAGCCCAAGCCGCCGTTCGACCCCGACCGGCAATCAATCCGAACTTCTTTAAAAAGGATCTGGGCGAATAA
- a CDS encoding methionyl-tRNA formyltransferase, translated as MRIALLGQAAFGADVFKVLNPRYGIVGVFCPPDSPKGKPDPLKEAAVAAGVPVFQPRRMKDPEAYEQMKKLAPDLAVLAFVTDIVPGRVLALPRLGSICYHPSILPRHRGASAINWAVIHGDSQTGLTIFWVDEGIDTGDILLQKEVDLGPDETTGAVYFNKLYPLGVEALAEAVDLIAAGKAPRIPQDHSLATYEPPCDERVAGLNWDQPGRAVYNFIRGCDPQPGATTTFRGETVKFFNASYAPQDHDALPGEILEVTPKGLKVAVKGGAVIIARLRAKDLGKVKAEEFIQSQDPRVGERFGT; from the coding sequence ATGCGTATCGCACTGCTCGGTCAGGCGGCTTTTGGCGCGGACGTGTTCAAAGTATTGAACCCCCGTTATGGCATTGTCGGCGTTTTTTGCCCTCCGGATTCGCCCAAGGGCAAGCCCGACCCCCTGAAGGAAGCAGCGGTTGCGGCAGGGGTGCCGGTGTTTCAGCCCAGGCGGATGAAAGACCCGGAGGCCTACGAACAGATGAAAAAGCTGGCTCCGGACCTGGCGGTGCTGGCCTTCGTCACCGATATAGTGCCGGGCCGGGTACTGGCCCTGCCGCGTCTCGGCAGCATCTGTTATCACCCCTCCATCCTGCCCAGACACCGGGGTGCCTCGGCTATTAATTGGGCCGTGATCCACGGCGACAGCCAAACCGGACTGACCATTTTCTGGGTGGATGAAGGCATCGATACCGGCGATATCCTGTTGCAGAAAGAAGTGGACCTCGGCCCTGATGAAACTACGGGTGCGGTCTATTTCAACAAGCTCTACCCCTTGGGGGTGGAGGCCCTGGCAGAGGCGGTAGATCTGATTGCTGCCGGCAAAGCCCCGCGAATTCCCCAGGATCACTCCCTGGCTACCTATGAACCTCCCTGCGACGAGCGGGTGGCCGGCTTGAATTGGGACCAACCGGGCCGCGCAGTCTATAATTTCATACGCGGCTGCGATCCCCAACCCGGCGCCACTACCACCTTTCGAGGGGAAACAGTAAAATTTTTCAATGCCTCGTACGCACCCCAGGATCATGACGCCCTCCCCGGCGAGATTCTTGAGGTTACCCCGAAGGGTCTCAAAGTGGCGGTAAAAGGCGGCGCTGTCATAATCGCCCGTCTGCGCGCCAAAGACCTGGGCAAGGTAAAGGCCGAGGAATTTATCCAATCCCAAGATCCTCGGGTAGGGGAAAGATTCGGGACCTGA